A window from Solanum stenotomum isolate F172 chromosome 7, ASM1918654v1, whole genome shotgun sequence encodes these proteins:
- the LOC125870576 gene encoding 40S ribosomal protein S8-like: MGISRDSMHKRRATGGKKKAWRKKRKYELGRQPANTKLSNNKTVRRIRVRGGNVKWRALRLDTGNYSWGSEAVTRKTRILDVVYNASNNELVRTQTLVKSAIIQVDAAPFKQWYLQHYGADIGRKKKGPAKKETTEEGEGAAAAAAAAEETKKSNHVQRKIENRQKDRTLDPHLEEQFGGGRLLACISSRPGQCGRCDGYILEGKELEFYMKKLQKKKGKSGAGAAA; this comes from the exons ATGG GTATCTCACGAGACTCTATGCACAAGAGGCGTGCCACTGGTGGCAAGAAGAAAGCGTGGAGGAAGAAGCGAAA GTATGAACTTGGCCGCCAGCCTGCTAATACAAAGCTCTCAAATAACAAGACAGTCAGACGAATTCGTGTGCGTGGTGGTAATGTAAAGTGGAGGGCACTGAGATTGGATACAGGAAATTACTCATGGGGTAGTGAGGCAGTCACGCGTAAAACTCGTATCCTTGATGTGGTTTATAATGCCTCAAACAATGAACTTGTTCGTACACAAACACTGGTCAAGAGTGCAATTATTCAAGTTGATGCTGCACCATTTAAACAATGGTACCTCCAGCATTATGGTGCTGACATTGGTAGGAAGAAGAAGGGGCCCGCTAAGAAGGAAACTACGGAG GAAGGAGAAggtgctgctgctgctgctgctgctgccgAGGAAACTAAGAAGAGCAACCATGTTCAGAGGAAAATTGAGAATCGTCAAAAGGATCGTACACTTGATCCTCACCTTGAAGAGCAATTTGGTGGTGGTAGGCTTTTGGCCTGCATCTCTTCCCGCCCTGGTCAATGTGGCAGATGTGATGG GTACATTTTGGAGGGAAAAGAGCTCGAGTTCTACATGAAGAAACTACAGAAGAAGAAAGGCAAGAGTGGAGCTGGTGCTGCTGCTTAA